Proteins encoded by one window of Lathyrus oleraceus cultivar Zhongwan6 chromosome 1, CAAS_Psat_ZW6_1.0, whole genome shotgun sequence:
- the LOC127088489 gene encoding uncharacterized protein LOC127088489 produces MSQHQDTSASKNTKSTPKFSVSPMGVPDDEILDVAPLSVIPAADIDLNQPISIDASASACSNQGNPSSIPSGSTPVTKYKEGTHYTDHVIRDIVTRILNEGHYVKGVSTPLAQMYSPHEVEQPSGKGDDSSSSEKALAAEGLRSLGQTVSDKGKFVASNTANASHSKKHDDANVVIDLEDGISDDQEESLIHHIKPSVAKRMKTHKGKYVAELMSAREAKKIVVIGPSKPWSKVEIKKRNVRDDSEPGEDVEEDVHDISPAKKTTVRKSHIKVPVVHLDNISFHLEDGVAKWKFMIQRRVDVERELGKDVADTVAGFSQCYKGLVKEFIINIPEDISDKKSKEVCKVYVRGRNNEGAGELEVTDNQVCREITAKQVKVWPFKKHLPAGKLTIKYVILHKIGAANWVPTNHISTIANIFGRFIFVVGTKVKFDYSGYMFDQIIKHATTNAVKLPIAFPSMICGIILNQHPGILCSNDLPSRRKPALSVHYKLFEGSHVEDIVMTSAMRRSVSKVGAIAELKETCKELGEGIRVATARKQSLEALIESLEQAEGENVEHANVSHEEEAKANTSSERFANNDDASGNSASGVAEEAANSSSTE; encoded by the exons atgtcacaacatcaagaTACATCTGCTTCTAAAAATACTAAGTCTACTCCAAAATTTAGTGTTTCTCCCATGGGCGTCCCTGATGATGAGATTCTGGATGTTGCTCCTCTCTCTGTTATTCCCGCCGCAGACATTGATTTGAACCAACCAATCTCCATTGATGCATCCGCTTCTGCATGTTCCAATCAAGGTAATCCCTCTAGTATTCCGTCTGGTTCAACTCCTGTCACTAAGTATAAGGAAGGAACACACTATACTGATCATGTTATAAGAGACATAGTTACTAGAATTCTTAATGAAGGCCACTATGTGAAGGGGGTTTCTACTCCCCTTGCTCAAATGTATTCCCCTCATGAGGTTGAACAACCTAGTGGTAAGGGTGATGATTCCTCCAGTTCTGAAAAAGCCTTGGCTGCTGAAGGGTTGCGCTCTCTAGGGCAAACCGTGTCTGACAAAGGGAAATTTGTGGCCTCTAACACGGCTAATGCTTCCCACTCTAAGAAACATGATGATGCAAATGTTGTGATTGATCTAGAGGATGGTATCTCTGATGATCAAGAGGAAAGCTTGATTCATCACATAAAGCCAAGTGTGGCTAAACGCATGAAGACTCACAAAGGAAAATATGTGGCTGAACTTATGTCAGCTAGAGAAGCTAAGAAGATTGTTGTCATTGGTCCCTCCAAACCATGGAGCAAGGTTGAAATAAAGAAGAGGAATGTCAGAGATGATTCTGAGCCTGGAgaggatgttgaggaagatgtccaTGACATCTCGCCTGCGAAGAAAACTACTGTTAGGAAGTCTCATATTAAAGTACCTGTTGTTCATTTGGATAACATCTCCTTCCATCTTGAGGATGGAGTTGCTAAGTGGAAATTTATGATTCAGAGAAGAGTAGATGTGGAAAGGGAATTGGGAAAAGATGTTGCTGAT ACTGTTGCTGGGTTCTCTCAATGCTACAAAGGTTTAGTCAAGGAATTTATTATTAATATTCCTGAGGATATTTCTGATAAGAAAAGCAAGGAGGTCTGCAAGGTGTATGTGAGGG GCAGAAATAATGAAGGTGCAGGAGAATTAGAGGTTACAGACAATCAGGTCTGTAGGGAAATTACAGCTAAGCAGGTGAAAGTTTGGCCTTttaaaaagcatcttcctgctgGGAAGTTGACTATCAAGTATGTTATCCTGCATAAAATAGGAGCTGCTAACTGGGTCCCTACCAACCATATCTCCACCATTGCTAATATTTTTGGGAGGTTTATTTTTGTTGTTGGGACAAAAGTGAAATTTGACTATAGTGGATATATGTTTGATCAAATCATCAAGCATGCAACTACTAATGCAGTTAAGTTGCCAATTGCTTTTCCCTCTATGATCTGTGGAATTATCTTGAATCAACATCCTGGTATTTTGTGCTCAAATGATTTACCTAGTAGGAGAAAACCAGCTCTGTCTGTGCACTACAAACTctttgaaggcagtcatgtcgaggatattgtcatgacatctgccatgAGGAGGTCAGTCTCAAAAGTTGGAGCAATTGCTGAGCTTAAGGAGACATGCAAAGAGCTAGGTGAAGGGATTAGGGTAGCCACAGCTAGAAAACAATCTTTGGAAGCCTTGATTGAAAGCTTGGAGCAGGCTGAGGGTGAAAATGTTGAACATGCTAATGTCAGCCATGAAGAAGAAGCTAAAGCCaacacctctagtgagaggttTGCTAACAATGATGATGCGAGTGGCAATTCTGCTTCTGGTGTTGCTGAAGAGGCTGCAAACTCAAGCTCTACTGAGTAG